GCGGACAAATTTTCATGTACGGCATTGCTACTGGCCATGCCGATTGCAATCCTGCTGATTCGTTGCAAGATGCACTAAAGCCAATGAAAAAAGGACACTTTGCTTATTTGCATGAAAAGGAATTACCCGAATTTTTGTGGGCACTCGAAACGTATAAGGGAATGCGACAGGCGCAGTTAGCAACAAAGCTACTCCTACTTACTTTTGTTCGTACTAAAGAACTGCGCGGGGCGATGTGGAGTGAAATTAATTGGGAAAAAGCCGAATGGCACATTTCAGCCGAACGAATGAAAATGCGTCGTCCTCATATTGTGCCTCTTTCCTCGCAGGCACTTACTATTCTCCATGAACTTAAACAGCTTAATGGCCGTTGGAAATACATTTTTCCCAATCCCTATAAACCTATCAAGTGTATGAGTGAGAACGCAGTGTTAAATGTTATTGATAGGATGGGCTACGGTGGACGTGCTACTGGACACGGGTTCCGACACACGGCTTCGACCATACTTAATGAGCATGGATTTAATCGTGACCATATCGAATTGCAATTAGCACACGTTGAAACCAATAAAGTGCGTGGTGTTTATAACCATGCTCAATATTTGGCAGAACGGCACAAAATGATGCAATGGTGGGCGGATTCACTCGATGCTATGAGAAAACAGCATGACAAACCGCTGATGCGTATAGGAAAGCGAGCTGAAAGATTCGTTGCACATTAGTTCCCTTTTCCATCATTTTTCACCGCAATTATCTCGACCTTCGCCAATATGCCCCTGCTATCTTGCGGAGGTAACAGATGAATACCATATTACGACTGCCCACGGTGATGAAACGCACAGGGCTTCCCAAAAGCACCCTTTATAAAATGGTGCGAGCCAAACAATTCCCACAGCCTATTCGGCTGTCTACCCGCTCTGTCGGTTGGGTAGAAGGGGACGTTGATTGCTGGATTCAGCAACGTATTGAGACAACGCATCACGTTAATGAATAGTGAGAATATATGTGTGTGAGTAAGAATAAGAGCCAACCGACAGAAAAAACCGATTTTTGTATTATTGGTATGAAGCGTTATGCGGTGACTACTTTGTTGGTAAGATTGAAACAACCACTACAAAAGGTTCCAAATTATCGAATAGAGGAATACACAGGCAGGCAAGAGTACGATTAACGTATAATCTAATCAGCGTCGTTTATTTTGATGATAATATCATCAAATAATTTGCTGTGCCGTTGTTGAAACGTAATAAGATAAGCAAGTTCTTCTTCGGAAAACATTATTGCTTTTCCGCTTTTAAACTGCTCTTTAAACGATTTGCAGTCGGTGACATAGTCTCTCAGTTCAATTTGATAAGGGTGAAGAACTTTGGAATCGATTTTATATTTTGAGGATATGTGATTCAGCAAGTCTTCCACTTTGATATTCATTAATTTAAACCAAGGAATTACCTTCTGTGGCTTCGTTTTATTTGAGTATAAGTTACTTAGGCAATTTTTATATTCCCCACGTAATTCTCGAACTTGACTAATAAAATAATCTTTTAATACTCTTTGATTTGTTAGTCGATTTTGGATAGTCCTGACTATCCAAAATCCTAAACTTGCATTTACTATGATTGAAACAATATTAATCCAATCAGAGACCTCTACTGAGCATGCCTGATTTAAACAACTTCCGGCTGCTCCCATATTTTCTGTTGGATTGAATTATCACGTAATCTGAACCAAGCGGCGTGTGTGGCTGTGACTTTTGGATTTTGTTGTTTATTACGTCTTTCTTCCCATTGTTTAAATGTTTCACTTTCAATCATTTCCTTCCAATGAGGCTCCTGAATAGAAATGATATTTATGTGTTTTTTTACCACGTCTAACGTAAAATCAAACACTAGATTTCCAAAAGCTTCGTCTAAAAATGATGATGCATA
The window above is part of the bacterium genome. Proteins encoded here:
- a CDS encoding tyrosine-type recombinase/integrase; this encodes MRLTDVAIRKAKPRASAYKLTDGKGLFLWVQPSGSKWWRYAYRYNGKPKMLALGTYPEYSLAEVREAHAKARKVLASGIDPCEAKKEHKRQILLNAENSFEKVAREWHQVKSATLDQRYAGFVLRRLEADIFPKLGTRPIRNITAPELLGVIRFVEARGALEVAHRLLKSCGQIFMYGIATGHADCNPADSLQDALKPMKKGHFAYLHEKELPEFLWALETYKGMRQAQLATKLLLLTFVRTKELRGAMWSEINWEKAEWHISAERMKMRRPHIVPLSSQALTILHELKQLNGRWKYIFPNPYKPIKCMSENAVLNVIDRMGYGGRATGHGFRHTASTILNEHGFNRDHIELQLAHVETNKVRGVYNHAQYLAERHKMMQWWADSLDAMRKQHDKPLMRIGKRAERFVAH
- a CDS encoding AlpA family transcriptional regulator, with protein sequence MNTILRLPTVMKRTGLPKSTLYKMVRAKQFPQPIRLSTRSVGWVEGDVDCWIQQRIETTHHVNE
- a CDS encoding DUF4325 domain-containing protein encodes the protein MKVIKIADDFSEFPALRHCNISEKSGEEFYHNVLNEAFKKVYEKGDKLTINLDDTAGYASSFLDEAFGNLVFDFTLDVVKKHINIISIQEPHWKEMIESETFKQWEERRNKQQNPKVTATHAAWFRLRDNSIQQKIWEQPEVV